In Meriones unguiculatus strain TT.TT164.6M chromosome 17, Bangor_MerUng_6.1, whole genome shotgun sequence, a single window of DNA contains:
- the Adipoq gene encoding adiponectin isoform X1 has product MVAVDLTTPKVPGLRMLLLQAVLFLLILPSHAEETIPEGPVVPAPPPKGTCAGWMAGIPGHPGHNGTPGRDGRDGTPGEKGEKGDAGLLGPKGETGDVGMTGTEGPRGFPGIPGRKGEPGEGAYVYRSAFSVGLETRVTVPSVPIRFTKIFYNQQNHYDASTGKFYCNIPGLYYFSYHITVYMKDVKVSLFKKDKAVLFTYDQYQEKNVDQASGSVLLHLEVGDQVWLQVYGDGDHNGLYADNVNDSTFTGFLLYHDTN; this is encoded by the exons ATGGTAGCAGTGGACCTGACTACACCAAAAG TTCCAGGGCTCAGGATGCTACTGCTGCAAGCTGTCCTGTTTCTCTTAATCCTGCCCAGTCATGCTGAGGAAACCATACCCGAAGGACCTGTAGTCCCTGCCCCTCCGCCCAAAGGAACCTGTGCAGGTTGGATGGCTGGTATCCCAGGACACCCTGGCCACAATGGGACACCAGGTCGTGATGGCAGAGATGGCACTCCTGGAGAGAAGGGTGAGAAAGGAGACGCAG GTCTTCTTGGTCCTAAGGGTGAGACAGGAGATGTTGGAATGACTGGAACTGAAGGGCCCCGAGGCTTCCCCGGAATTCCTGGCAGGAAAGGAGAGCCCGGGGAAGGTGCTTATGTGTATCGTTCTGCGTTTAGCGTGGGGCTGGAGACCCGAGTCACTGTCCCCAGCGTCCCCATTCGCTTCACTAAGATCTTCTACAACCAACAGAATCATTATGATGCCAGCACCGGCAAATTCTACTGCAACATTCCTGGCCTTTACTATTTCTCCTACCATATCACAGTGTACATGAAGGATGTGAAGGTGAGCCTCTTCAAGAAGGACAAGGCTGTTCTCTTCACCTACGACCAGTATCAGGAGAAGAATGTGGACCAGGCCTCTGGCTCTGTGCTCCTCCATCTGGAGGTGGGCGACCAAGTCTGGCTCCAGGTGTATGGGGATGGGGACCACAATGGACTCTACGCAGATAACGTCAACGACTCTACCTTCACGGGCTTCCTTCTCTACCATGATACCAACTGA
- the Adipoq gene encoding adiponectin isoform X2, translating into MLLLQAVLFLLILPSHAEETIPEGPVVPAPPPKGTCAGWMAGIPGHPGHNGTPGRDGRDGTPGEKGEKGDAGLLGPKGETGDVGMTGTEGPRGFPGIPGRKGEPGEGAYVYRSAFSVGLETRVTVPSVPIRFTKIFYNQQNHYDASTGKFYCNIPGLYYFSYHITVYMKDVKVSLFKKDKAVLFTYDQYQEKNVDQASGSVLLHLEVGDQVWLQVYGDGDHNGLYADNVNDSTFTGFLLYHDTN; encoded by the exons ATGCTACTGCTGCAAGCTGTCCTGTTTCTCTTAATCCTGCCCAGTCATGCTGAGGAAACCATACCCGAAGGACCTGTAGTCCCTGCCCCTCCGCCCAAAGGAACCTGTGCAGGTTGGATGGCTGGTATCCCAGGACACCCTGGCCACAATGGGACACCAGGTCGTGATGGCAGAGATGGCACTCCTGGAGAGAAGGGTGAGAAAGGAGACGCAG GTCTTCTTGGTCCTAAGGGTGAGACAGGAGATGTTGGAATGACTGGAACTGAAGGGCCCCGAGGCTTCCCCGGAATTCCTGGCAGGAAAGGAGAGCCCGGGGAAGGTGCTTATGTGTATCGTTCTGCGTTTAGCGTGGGGCTGGAGACCCGAGTCACTGTCCCCAGCGTCCCCATTCGCTTCACTAAGATCTTCTACAACCAACAGAATCATTATGATGCCAGCACCGGCAAATTCTACTGCAACATTCCTGGCCTTTACTATTTCTCCTACCATATCACAGTGTACATGAAGGATGTGAAGGTGAGCCTCTTCAAGAAGGACAAGGCTGTTCTCTTCACCTACGACCAGTATCAGGAGAAGAATGTGGACCAGGCCTCTGGCTCTGTGCTCCTCCATCTGGAGGTGGGCGACCAAGTCTGGCTCCAGGTGTATGGGGATGGGGACCACAATGGACTCTACGCAGATAACGTCAACGACTCTACCTTCACGGGCTTCCTTCTCTACCATGATACCAACTGA